The following proteins are encoded in a genomic region of Periophthalmus magnuspinnatus isolate fPerMag1 chromosome 23, fPerMag1.2.pri, whole genome shotgun sequence:
- the mical3b gene encoding protein-methionine sulfoxide oxidase mical3b isoform X1, which produces MGEELDPESHAQELFDHFVSAPTCRATLCSFSRLCEHLQLDLQAAPRPLYHTIKQRLSYWRANGLWSKLDRRAALSEYQRGRVCSNLTCVVIGAGPCGLRTAVELSFMGARVVVLEKRDSFSRNNVLHLWPFTIHDLRGLGAKKFYGKFCAGSIDHISIRQLQLILLKVALLLGVEVHVSVEFKSLIEPPTNQQKQKVGWRLEIHPKSHPVSQLEFDVVVGADGRRNTLPGFKRKEFRGKLAIAITANFKNRHTTAEAKVEEISGVAFIFNQRFFQELREETGIDLENIVYYKDDTHYFVMTAKKQSLMEKHVILQDFVDTELLLSPDNVDQNALQAYAREAANFSTHHQLPSLDFAMNHYGQPDVAMFDFTCMYAAEHAAMFYQHHNHQLLVTLVGDSLLEPFWPMGTGIARGFLAALDSAWMIYSWAKGGAPLDVLAIRESLYRILPQTTPENMQKNFSLYTLDPATRYTNVNTLHITPAQVRHLVNTGHKKEDSAHACDIVRPTSLQSGRQGSVSHSNKLLTWCQERTQGYRGVTIHDLTTSWKNGLALCALIHSYCPELINYQSLDISEEEENIQLAFDVAERVLGISPLMTVDEMLSVGEPDSLSMVMYLSQFYQLLSNTPPTGSLSQFTELRGALITPVSLLSRLGYSSSRKRTPAEKKDDLTKRRKESHPKKEESVIEEGIMEEKLFSDPNTSDQQCDQYKTKVRFMASKLQAKHESTPAKRSTTVGVQQQGPVVVQQGELLSPSVSDSRPPPEATAPLPAWRLKKRTQQQEMMSFRFKERIRSQQTAGSAGSSDTCFFCKQHVYVMERMSAEGLFFHRSCLLCDYCGCSLRITTYTYDRPSGRFFCPDHFDVGSQATAARKRQLPSDRDISHRASIVSLVPPFTGSSTDSLISMAAERRRSSVASLMEAALNKKQTATPERIELENCRRCSTNVDAKLLEEVEEPQEVSEEMLNEFNLKVEEPHASKSRVKSRSSSDSEEEAGVKSQSHFKSSCRDALELQAYLRDKSEETEFDCDEGDEEEEGEVDEDENYDSIEVESTDDSQSDPSMEEDKHMPISLSTSDSQSEAALHSNTPSTACFVATPDSSSYSFLESKEREANIDHVIKSNVMSPVSSRPGLSIETVSSLSSSGELQSHGTFEDISPEIPQKMPLLEQEKLESTEQRQKSQFEAQHLPPMQAVGESFPLHLKGLRDTPILGQSDGSVAQVFLRATISGNVKKKSLKGRPSFCRGERQPKNSVNQKRFTDYKHATMTEESELETSTLLKRCSLTPRKNLQLELFDLTSEIQRVTLKEEKGNMHPAYVPHALAFKRSYGIKKTRRKDQTSIQDSDGGSSCPTEVVGVIVQPQEPSSLSVKEALFQKKSDHEEEELDAKITRRVQRVARKLAKQEQLKRLHKAQVIQRQLQQVEEKQRLLEARGVAVEKALRGEADYWGESGDSQDFDLYLGGLGKMENPALMQQWFQLVQQKNALVRYESELMIFARELELEDRQSRLQQELRERMAVDDHLKGAPELEEERLILEEMLEVVEQRDTLVSLLEEQRLQESLEEQDLEALMLSKGLGLNWD; this is translated from the exons ATGGGAGAGGAATTGGACCCTGAAAGCCATGCTCAGGAGTTATTTGATCACTTTGTATCAGCACCCACCTGCAGAGCCACTCTGTGCTCATTCAGCAGACTCTGTGAGCATCTACAGCTGGACCTGCAGGCGGCCCCACGACCACTGTACCACACAATCAAACAGCGACTCAGCTACTGGAGAGCCAATGGCCTCTGGTCTAAACTGGACCGCAGGGCTGCTCTTAGTGAATACCAGAGGGGCAGAGTCTGCAGCAATCTCACT TGCGTGGTCATTGGGGCAGGCCCTTGTGGTCTGAGGACTGCTGTGGAGCTGAGCTTTATGGGAGCACGAGTAGTGGTGTTGGAAAAAAGGGATTCGTTTTCTAGGAACAATGTGCTTCACCTGTGGCCGTTTACTATTCATGATCTCCGAGGACTTGGGGCAAAGAAGTTTTATGGAAAGTTTTGTGCTGGCTCCATTGATCACATCA GTATTCGCCAACTACAACTCATCCTCCTGAAGGTGGCTCTGCTACTGGGAGTGGAGGTCCATgtcagtgtggagtttaaaagcttGATTGAACCCCCCacaaatcaacaaaaacaaa AGGTAGGCTGGAGGCTAGAGATCCATCCCAAATCTCATCCTGTCAGTCAACTTGagtttgatgttgttgttggagcagatGGACGAAGAAACACTTTGCCAG gttttaaaCGTAAAGAGTTCAGAGGAAAACTTGCAATTGCCATCACTGCCAACTTTAAAAATAGACACACTACTGCTGAAGCTAAGGTGGAGGAGATTAGTGGTGTGGCCTTTATTTTCAACCAGCGTTTCTTTCAGGAATTGCGGGAAGAAACGG GCATTGACCTGGAGAATATTGTTTATTACAAAGATGACACACACTACTTTGTAATGACAGCTAAAAAACAGAGTCTCATGGAGAAACATGTCATTCTGCAG GACTTCGTGGATACAGagctccttctctcccctgACAACGTGGACCAGAATGCTTTGCAGGCATATGCCCGTGAAGCCGCCAATTTCTCCACCCATCATCAGCTGCCGTCTCTTGACTTTGCCATGAACCACTATGGCCAGCCGGATGTTGCCATGTTTGACTTTACTTGTATGTACGCCGCCGAACACGCCGCCATGTTTTATCAGCACCACAATCACCAACTATTGGTCACTTTGGTGGGGGACAGCTTACTAGAG CCTTTTTGGCCCATGGGTACAGGTATAGCTCGTGGTTTTCTTGCAGCCCTAGACTCAGCATGGATGATCTACAGTTGGGCAAAAGGGGGTGCTCCTTTGGATGTCCTTGCCATAAG GGAAAGTTTATACCGTATCCTGCCTCAAACGACTCCAGAAAACATGCAGAAAAACTTCAGTCTCTACACATTGGACCCAGCCACACGATACACTAACGTCAACACACTTCACATCACTCCTGCACAG GTAAGACATTTGGTTAACACTGGACACAAGAAAGAGGACAGCGCACATGCTTGTGACATTGTCAGACCTACGTCTCTGCAATCTGGCAGACAGG GATCTGTCTCTCACTCCAATAAGCTGCTCACGTGGTGCCAGGAGCGGACTCAGGGTTACCGTGGTGTTACAATTCATGACCTCACCACGTCCTGGAAGAATGGCCTTGCATTGTGTGCCCTTATTCACAGCTACTGTCCTGAACTAAT AAATTATCAGTCGTTAGATATatctgaagaggaagaaaatataCAACTTGCTTTTGATGTGGCTGAGCGAGTGTTGGGCATCTCACCTCTGATGACTGTAGACGAGATGTTGTCTGTCGGAGAGCCAGACTCTCTATCCATGGTGATGTATTTGAGTCAGTTCTATCAGCTGCTAAGTAACACGCCTCCTACAG GTTCTCTGTCTCAGTTTACAGAATTGCGTGGAGCTCTCATTACCCCAGTCTCCCTCTTGAGTAGACTTGGATACAGTTCATCCAGAAAAAGAACCCCAGCT gagaaaaaagaTGATCTtactaaaagaagaaaagaaagtcaTCCAAAAAAAGAAGAATCAGTTATTGAGGAAGGCATTATGGAAGAAAAGCTTTTTTCTGACCCAAATACCAGTGATCAGCAGTGTGACCAGTATAAGACCAAAGTGCGATTTATGGCCAGCAAACTTCAAGCAAAGCATGAATCCACCCCTGCCAAGAGATCAACTACTGTGGGTGTACAGCAACAA GGTCCTGTTGTTGTCCAGCAGGGGGAGCTATTGTCCCCTTCTGTTTCAGACAGTCGGCCCCCTCCTGAAGCCACTGCTCCGCTGCCTGCCTGGAGACTG AAAAAGCGAACGCAGCAACAAGAAATGATGAGTTTTCGTTTCAAAGAGAGAATCCGGTCTCAGCAG ACTGCAGGCTCAGCAGGCAGCAGTGATACATGTTTCTTCTGTAAGCAGCATGTCTATGTAATGGAGCGTATGAGCGCAGAGGGACTGTTCTTTCACCGCAGCTGTTTACTATGTGATTACTGTGGATGCAGTCTGAGGATCACCACCTATACCTATGACAGGCCCAGTG GGAGATTTTTCTGTCCAGACCATTTTGATGTAGGCTCACAAGCCACAGCAGCAAGAAAGAGACAACTACCTTCAGACAGAGACATCTCTCACCGCGCATCTATA GTTTCCCTGGTCCCACCTTTCACTGGTTCCTCAACTGACTCTTTAATCTCTATGGCAGCAGAGCGCCGTCGGTCGTCAG TGGCTTCTCTGATGGAGGCAGCTCTCAACAAGAAGCAGACAGCCACGCCTGAGCGCATCGAGCTGGAGAACTGCCGCCGCTGCTCTACAAATGTTGACGCAAAGCTGTTGGAAGAAGTGGAGGAGCCACAGGAAGTGTCTGAGGAGATGCTTAATGAGTTTAACCTGAAAGTTGAGGAGCCTCACGCAAGCAAGAGCAGAGTGAAGTCACGGTCTAG TTCTGATTCAGAAGAGGAGGCTGGAGTGAAGAGCCAGAGTCATTTTAAATCTTCATGTAGAGATGCCCTGGAGCTTCAGGCTTATTTGAGAGACAAATCAGAGGAGACAGAGTTCGACTGTGATgagggagacgaggaggaagagggagaggtggaTGAAGATGAAAATTATGACAGCATTGAAGTGGAGTCCACTGACG ACTCTCAGAGCGACCCTTCGATGGAAGAAGACAAACACATGCCTATTTCACTTTCTACTTCAGACTCCCAGAGTGAGGCAGCCCTGCACAGTAACACCCCATCCACTGCCTGCTTTGTTGCcactcctgactcctcctcatATTCCTTTCTTGAGTCCAAAGAAAGAGAAGCAAACATAGACCACGTTATAAAGTCAAACGTAATGTCTCCAGTGAGCTCTCGTCCTGGACTTTCTATAGAGACGGTGTCTAGTCTCTCATCTTCGGGAGAGCTACAGAGTCATGGCACCTTTGAAGACATCAGCCCAGAAATTCCTCAAAAAATGCCATTGCTTGAACAGGAGAAGTTAGAATCAACTGAACAGAGGCAGAAGTCCCAGTTCGAAGCCCAGCACCTGCCCCCCATGCAGGCTGTGGGTGAGTCATTTCCGCTCCATTTAAAAGGTTTGAGGGACACTCCTATCCTGGGACAGTCTGATGGGAGTGTAGCCCAAGTCTTTCTCAGGGCAACTATATCTGGAAATGTGAAGAAGAAAAGCTTGAAGGGCAGACCTTCATTTTGCAGAGGAGAAAGACAGCCAAAGAATTCTGTCAATCAGAAAAGATTTACAG ATTATAAGCATGCCACAATGACAGAGGAATCAGAGCTGGAAACATCCACTCTGCTTAAGAGGTGTTCATTAACGCCAAGAAAGAAC CTGCAGCTGGAGCTATTTGATCTTACATCAGAAATACAAAGAGTCACATtgaaagaggagaagggaaaCATGCAT CCTGCTTATGTTCCTCATGCTCTGGCTTTTAAGCGTTCATATGGCATTAAG AAAACCCGTCGAAAGGACCAAACTTCTATCCAAGACTCAGATGGAGGATCCTCTTGCCCAACAGAAGTGGTGGGAGTTATTGTTCAGCCCCAAGAGCCATCCAGCCTAAGTGTGAAGGAAGCTCTCTTTCAAAAGAAAAGTGATCACGAGGAGGAAGAGCTGGATGCCAAGATTACTCGAAGGGTACAAAGAGTTGCTCGAAAACTAGCAAAACAGGAGCAACTCAAGAGACTTCACAAAGCTCAA GTAATTCAGAGGCAGCTGCAGCAGGTGGAAGAGAAGCAGAGACTGCTGGAGGCTAGAGGAGTGGCAGTAGAGAAAGCTCTAAGAGGGGAAGCTG aTTACTGGGGAGAATCTGGTGACAGTCAAGACTTTGATCTTTACCTTGGTG GTTTAGGTAAAATGGAAAATCCAGCGCTCATGCAGCAGTGGTTCCAGTTGGTTCAACAGAAAAATGCTTTAGTTCGCTATGAGTCTGAGTTGATGATATT TGCCCGGGAGTTGGAGCTGGAGGATCGCCAGAGTCGGCTACAACAAGAATTAAGAGAAAGGATGGCAGTAGATG ATCACCTGAAGGGGGCGCCAGAGCTTGAAGAGGAGCGGTTGATCTTAGAGGAGATGCTGGAAGTGGTGGAGCAGAGAGACACACTTGTGTCTCtgctggaggagcagcggctgcAGGAGAGTCTGGAGGAGCAGGATCTGGAGGCACTGATGCTCTCCAAAGgcctgggactaaactgggactag
- the mical3b gene encoding protein-methionine sulfoxide oxidase mical3b isoform X2: MGEELDPESHAQELFDHFVSAPTCRATLCSFSRLCEHLQLDLQAAPRPLYHTIKQRLSYWRANGLWSKLDRRAALSEYQRGRVCSNLTCVVIGAGPCGLRTAVELSFMGARVVVLEKRDSFSRNNVLHLWPFTIHDLRGLGAKKFYGKFCAGSIDHISIRQLQLILLKVALLLGVEVHVSVEFKSLIEPPTNQQKQKVGWRLEIHPKSHPVSQLEFDVVVGADGRRNTLPGFKRKEFRGKLAIAITANFKNRHTTAEAKVEEISGVAFIFNQRFFQELREETGIDLENIVYYKDDTHYFVMTAKKQSLMEKHVILQDFVDTELLLSPDNVDQNALQAYAREAANFSTHHQLPSLDFAMNHYGQPDVAMFDFTCMYAAEHAAMFYQHHNHQLLVTLVGDSLLEPFWPMGTGIARGFLAALDSAWMIYSWAKGGAPLDVLAIRESLYRILPQTTPENMQKNFSLYTLDPATRYTNVNTLHITPAQVRHLVNTGHKKEDSAHACDIVRPTSLQSGRQGSVSHSNKLLTWCQERTQGYRGVTIHDLTTSWKNGLALCALIHSYCPELINYQSLDISEEEENIQLAFDVAERVLGISPLMTVDEMLSVGEPDSLSMVMYLSQFYQLLSNTPPTGSLSQFTELRGALITPVSLLSRLGYSSSRKRTPAEKKDDLTKRRKESHPKKEESVIEEGIMEEKLFSDPNTSDQQCDQYKTKVRFMASKLQAKHESTPAKRSTTVGVQQQGELLSPSVSDSRPPPEATAPLPAWRLKKRTQQQEMMSFRFKERIRSQQTAGSAGSSDTCFFCKQHVYVMERMSAEGLFFHRSCLLCDYCGCSLRITTYTYDRPSGRFFCPDHFDVGSQATAARKRQLPSDRDISHRASIVSLVPPFTGSSTDSLISMAAERRRSSVASLMEAALNKKQTATPERIELENCRRCSTNVDAKLLEEVEEPQEVSEEMLNEFNLKVEEPHASKSRVKSRSSSDSEEEAGVKSQSHFKSSCRDALELQAYLRDKSEETEFDCDEGDEEEEGEVDEDENYDSIEVESTDDSQSDPSMEEDKHMPISLSTSDSQSEAALHSNTPSTACFVATPDSSSYSFLESKEREANIDHVIKSNVMSPVSSRPGLSIETVSSLSSSGELQSHGTFEDISPEIPQKMPLLEQEKLESTEQRQKSQFEAQHLPPMQAVGESFPLHLKGLRDTPILGQSDGSVAQVFLRATISGNVKKKSLKGRPSFCRGERQPKNSVNQKRFTDYKHATMTEESELETSTLLKRCSLTPRKNLQLELFDLTSEIQRVTLKEEKGNMHPAYVPHALAFKRSYGIKKTRRKDQTSIQDSDGGSSCPTEVVGVIVQPQEPSSLSVKEALFQKKSDHEEEELDAKITRRVQRVARKLAKQEQLKRLHKAQVIQRQLQQVEEKQRLLEARGVAVEKALRGEADYWGESGDSQDFDLYLGGLGKMENPALMQQWFQLVQQKNALVRYESELMIFARELELEDRQSRLQQELRERMAVDDHLKGAPELEEERLILEEMLEVVEQRDTLVSLLEEQRLQESLEEQDLEALMLSKGLGLNWD, translated from the exons ATGGGAGAGGAATTGGACCCTGAAAGCCATGCTCAGGAGTTATTTGATCACTTTGTATCAGCACCCACCTGCAGAGCCACTCTGTGCTCATTCAGCAGACTCTGTGAGCATCTACAGCTGGACCTGCAGGCGGCCCCACGACCACTGTACCACACAATCAAACAGCGACTCAGCTACTGGAGAGCCAATGGCCTCTGGTCTAAACTGGACCGCAGGGCTGCTCTTAGTGAATACCAGAGGGGCAGAGTCTGCAGCAATCTCACT TGCGTGGTCATTGGGGCAGGCCCTTGTGGTCTGAGGACTGCTGTGGAGCTGAGCTTTATGGGAGCACGAGTAGTGGTGTTGGAAAAAAGGGATTCGTTTTCTAGGAACAATGTGCTTCACCTGTGGCCGTTTACTATTCATGATCTCCGAGGACTTGGGGCAAAGAAGTTTTATGGAAAGTTTTGTGCTGGCTCCATTGATCACATCA GTATTCGCCAACTACAACTCATCCTCCTGAAGGTGGCTCTGCTACTGGGAGTGGAGGTCCATgtcagtgtggagtttaaaagcttGATTGAACCCCCCacaaatcaacaaaaacaaa AGGTAGGCTGGAGGCTAGAGATCCATCCCAAATCTCATCCTGTCAGTCAACTTGagtttgatgttgttgttggagcagatGGACGAAGAAACACTTTGCCAG gttttaaaCGTAAAGAGTTCAGAGGAAAACTTGCAATTGCCATCACTGCCAACTTTAAAAATAGACACACTACTGCTGAAGCTAAGGTGGAGGAGATTAGTGGTGTGGCCTTTATTTTCAACCAGCGTTTCTTTCAGGAATTGCGGGAAGAAACGG GCATTGACCTGGAGAATATTGTTTATTACAAAGATGACACACACTACTTTGTAATGACAGCTAAAAAACAGAGTCTCATGGAGAAACATGTCATTCTGCAG GACTTCGTGGATACAGagctccttctctcccctgACAACGTGGACCAGAATGCTTTGCAGGCATATGCCCGTGAAGCCGCCAATTTCTCCACCCATCATCAGCTGCCGTCTCTTGACTTTGCCATGAACCACTATGGCCAGCCGGATGTTGCCATGTTTGACTTTACTTGTATGTACGCCGCCGAACACGCCGCCATGTTTTATCAGCACCACAATCACCAACTATTGGTCACTTTGGTGGGGGACAGCTTACTAGAG CCTTTTTGGCCCATGGGTACAGGTATAGCTCGTGGTTTTCTTGCAGCCCTAGACTCAGCATGGATGATCTACAGTTGGGCAAAAGGGGGTGCTCCTTTGGATGTCCTTGCCATAAG GGAAAGTTTATACCGTATCCTGCCTCAAACGACTCCAGAAAACATGCAGAAAAACTTCAGTCTCTACACATTGGACCCAGCCACACGATACACTAACGTCAACACACTTCACATCACTCCTGCACAG GTAAGACATTTGGTTAACACTGGACACAAGAAAGAGGACAGCGCACATGCTTGTGACATTGTCAGACCTACGTCTCTGCAATCTGGCAGACAGG GATCTGTCTCTCACTCCAATAAGCTGCTCACGTGGTGCCAGGAGCGGACTCAGGGTTACCGTGGTGTTACAATTCATGACCTCACCACGTCCTGGAAGAATGGCCTTGCATTGTGTGCCCTTATTCACAGCTACTGTCCTGAACTAAT AAATTATCAGTCGTTAGATATatctgaagaggaagaaaatataCAACTTGCTTTTGATGTGGCTGAGCGAGTGTTGGGCATCTCACCTCTGATGACTGTAGACGAGATGTTGTCTGTCGGAGAGCCAGACTCTCTATCCATGGTGATGTATTTGAGTCAGTTCTATCAGCTGCTAAGTAACACGCCTCCTACAG GTTCTCTGTCTCAGTTTACAGAATTGCGTGGAGCTCTCATTACCCCAGTCTCCCTCTTGAGTAGACTTGGATACAGTTCATCCAGAAAAAGAACCCCAGCT gagaaaaaagaTGATCTtactaaaagaagaaaagaaagtcaTCCAAAAAAAGAAGAATCAGTTATTGAGGAAGGCATTATGGAAGAAAAGCTTTTTTCTGACCCAAATACCAGTGATCAGCAGTGTGACCAGTATAAGACCAAAGTGCGATTTATGGCCAGCAAACTTCAAGCAAAGCATGAATCCACCCCTGCCAAGAGATCAACTACTGTGGGTGTACAGCAACAA GGGGAGCTATTGTCCCCTTCTGTTTCAGACAGTCGGCCCCCTCCTGAAGCCACTGCTCCGCTGCCTGCCTGGAGACTG AAAAAGCGAACGCAGCAACAAGAAATGATGAGTTTTCGTTTCAAAGAGAGAATCCGGTCTCAGCAG ACTGCAGGCTCAGCAGGCAGCAGTGATACATGTTTCTTCTGTAAGCAGCATGTCTATGTAATGGAGCGTATGAGCGCAGAGGGACTGTTCTTTCACCGCAGCTGTTTACTATGTGATTACTGTGGATGCAGTCTGAGGATCACCACCTATACCTATGACAGGCCCAGTG GGAGATTTTTCTGTCCAGACCATTTTGATGTAGGCTCACAAGCCACAGCAGCAAGAAAGAGACAACTACCTTCAGACAGAGACATCTCTCACCGCGCATCTATA GTTTCCCTGGTCCCACCTTTCACTGGTTCCTCAACTGACTCTTTAATCTCTATGGCAGCAGAGCGCCGTCGGTCGTCAG TGGCTTCTCTGATGGAGGCAGCTCTCAACAAGAAGCAGACAGCCACGCCTGAGCGCATCGAGCTGGAGAACTGCCGCCGCTGCTCTACAAATGTTGACGCAAAGCTGTTGGAAGAAGTGGAGGAGCCACAGGAAGTGTCTGAGGAGATGCTTAATGAGTTTAACCTGAAAGTTGAGGAGCCTCACGCAAGCAAGAGCAGAGTGAAGTCACGGTCTAG TTCTGATTCAGAAGAGGAGGCTGGAGTGAAGAGCCAGAGTCATTTTAAATCTTCATGTAGAGATGCCCTGGAGCTTCAGGCTTATTTGAGAGACAAATCAGAGGAGACAGAGTTCGACTGTGATgagggagacgaggaggaagagggagaggtggaTGAAGATGAAAATTATGACAGCATTGAAGTGGAGTCCACTGACG ACTCTCAGAGCGACCCTTCGATGGAAGAAGACAAACACATGCCTATTTCACTTTCTACTTCAGACTCCCAGAGTGAGGCAGCCCTGCACAGTAACACCCCATCCACTGCCTGCTTTGTTGCcactcctgactcctcctcatATTCCTTTCTTGAGTCCAAAGAAAGAGAAGCAAACATAGACCACGTTATAAAGTCAAACGTAATGTCTCCAGTGAGCTCTCGTCCTGGACTTTCTATAGAGACGGTGTCTAGTCTCTCATCTTCGGGAGAGCTACAGAGTCATGGCACCTTTGAAGACATCAGCCCAGAAATTCCTCAAAAAATGCCATTGCTTGAACAGGAGAAGTTAGAATCAACTGAACAGAGGCAGAAGTCCCAGTTCGAAGCCCAGCACCTGCCCCCCATGCAGGCTGTGGGTGAGTCATTTCCGCTCCATTTAAAAGGTTTGAGGGACACTCCTATCCTGGGACAGTCTGATGGGAGTGTAGCCCAAGTCTTTCTCAGGGCAACTATATCTGGAAATGTGAAGAAGAAAAGCTTGAAGGGCAGACCTTCATTTTGCAGAGGAGAAAGACAGCCAAAGAATTCTGTCAATCAGAAAAGATTTACAG ATTATAAGCATGCCACAATGACAGAGGAATCAGAGCTGGAAACATCCACTCTGCTTAAGAGGTGTTCATTAACGCCAAGAAAGAAC CTGCAGCTGGAGCTATTTGATCTTACATCAGAAATACAAAGAGTCACATtgaaagaggagaagggaaaCATGCAT CCTGCTTATGTTCCTCATGCTCTGGCTTTTAAGCGTTCATATGGCATTAAG AAAACCCGTCGAAAGGACCAAACTTCTATCCAAGACTCAGATGGAGGATCCTCTTGCCCAACAGAAGTGGTGGGAGTTATTGTTCAGCCCCAAGAGCCATCCAGCCTAAGTGTGAAGGAAGCTCTCTTTCAAAAGAAAAGTGATCACGAGGAGGAAGAGCTGGATGCCAAGATTACTCGAAGGGTACAAAGAGTTGCTCGAAAACTAGCAAAACAGGAGCAACTCAAGAGACTTCACAAAGCTCAA GTAATTCAGAGGCAGCTGCAGCAGGTGGAAGAGAAGCAGAGACTGCTGGAGGCTAGAGGAGTGGCAGTAGAGAAAGCTCTAAGAGGGGAAGCTG aTTACTGGGGAGAATCTGGTGACAGTCAAGACTTTGATCTTTACCTTGGTG GTTTAGGTAAAATGGAAAATCCAGCGCTCATGCAGCAGTGGTTCCAGTTGGTTCAACAGAAAAATGCTTTAGTTCGCTATGAGTCTGAGTTGATGATATT TGCCCGGGAGTTGGAGCTGGAGGATCGCCAGAGTCGGCTACAACAAGAATTAAGAGAAAGGATGGCAGTAGATG ATCACCTGAAGGGGGCGCCAGAGCTTGAAGAGGAGCGGTTGATCTTAGAGGAGATGCTGGAAGTGGTGGAGCAGAGAGACACACTTGTGTCTCtgctggaggagcagcggctgcAGGAGAGTCTGGAGGAGCAGGATCTGGAGGCACTGATGCTCTCCAAAGgcctgggactaaactgggactag